A window of the Phaseolus vulgaris cultivar G19833 chromosome 5, P. vulgaris v2.0, whole genome shotgun sequence genome harbors these coding sequences:
- the LOC137834009 gene encoding uncharacterized protein, whose amino-acid sequence MPEAVDLNETPSCPAVLSSGSLSRDPTTLTLVNARGSYGTTAKPTQKSIAIIFRKNRSYIEERNIELEDRYNALIRKSLPKKFKDSGSFNLPVSIGALYVDNALLDLGASINLIPWAMLKKIGDLEIKPTKMTLKLADQVTKYPYGMVEDVLVKVDKFTFPVDFVVMDVDPAC is encoded by the exons ATGCCCGAGGCTGTGGACCTTAACGAAACTCCTTCCTGCCCTGCAGTACTTTCTAGTGGATCCCTCTCTCGGGACCCCAccactttgactttggtcaacgcccgaggatcGTACGGTACAACAGCCAAACCAACCCAAAAGAGCATTGCAATAAT ATTTCGAAAGAATAGAAGCTacattgaagaaagaaatatagaGCTGGAGGATAGATACAATGCCCTTATTCGAAAAAGCTTGCCTAAAAAATTCAAGGACTCAGGAAGTTTTAATCTTCCAGTGTCTATAGGTGCTTTATATGTGGACAATGCCTTGCTAGATTTGGGGGCAAGTATAAATCTAATTCCTTGGGCAATGCTGAAGAAAATAGGTGATTTGGAGATTAAACCCACCAAGATGACTTTAAAGTTAGCTGATCAAGTAACCAAGTATCCATATGGTatggttgaagatgttcttgtCAAGGTGGATAAATTCACATTCCCTGTGGATTTTGTTGTGATGGACGTTGATCCTGCCTGCTGA
- the LOC137834010 gene encoding uncharacterized protein, which produces MATTRRGTARAAGEEMSMQQVLEIMRGLQDDMADSKIEQERMLADLDASHVRNDELRRVNEELRRSLRNNQVQRENEEVEHLTPPREFSTPFSQEILDAPIPNTFAGPKAIFTGMEDPEAHLTVFHTQMVLVGGSDAARCKLFMSTLTGMAMDWFISLPSGHITSFQQLSQLFREQYLANRAPPPVSYDLFDVKQYQGESLKEYINRFGSQVVKVGTTEEPMIVYAFRKGVCPGPFCESIIRNRPRTFAEIRRRAVEHIASEGEVCEKRTSVVPSRPRAQTRAQPVRVNETTTWRKKPEGRRPYETRKPQPRGPAGEDRPVRKRARPARYNFVVELKDLIVVPNIVERLRRPAKTDKVLGPRKDSWCEFHEAFGHHIDNCLSLGYQLDELVRSGFLKDYVAEPAATAALLAPTEEQAHEMPVLGEVLTIAGGFSGRGPTAS; this is translated from the coding sequence atggccACCACTAGACGAGGTACCGCACGAGCTGCGGGAGaagaaatgtccatgcagcaggtcttggagataatgcgggggctgcaggatgatatggcggattcgaagatagagcaagagcgcatgctggcggatcttgacgcctcgcatgtgaGAAACGACGAGCTCCGTCGCGTGAATGAGGAGTTACGTCGGAGTCTGAGGAACAATCAGGTGCAGCGCGAGAACGAAGAGGTGGAGcatctcaccccaccaagggagttctctactcccttctcgcaggagatcctggaCGCGCCGATACCCAACACCTTCGCAGGACCTAAGGCGattttcactgggatggaggaccctgaggcgcatctcacgGTGTTCCACACACAAATGGTGTTAGTGGGCGGTTCTGACGCCgcaaggtgcaagctcttcatgagtaCTTTGACaggaatggccatggattggtttatcagccttcctagcggccatatcacctctttcCAACAGCTGTCCCAGTTATTTAGAGAGCAATACCTGGCGAACAGGGCCCCGCCACCGGtatcttacgacctgtttgatgtgaagcaataccaaggggaaagtttgaaggagtatatcaaccgGTTCGGGTCCCAAGTGGTGAAAGTGGGCACGACggaggagcccatgattgtgtatgcCTTCAGGAAAGGCGTATGTCCTGGCCCTTTTTGCGAATCTATTATTCGCAATCGTCCaaggacttttgctgaaatacggcgtagggcggtggaacatatcgcctctgaaggagaggtgtgcgagaagcgcaccagcgtggTACCTTCGCGCCCGAGAGCGCAAACGcgggctcaacccgtcagggtcaacgagaccacgacgtGGAGGAAAAagccagaggggagacgcccaTATGAGACCAGGAAACCCCAGCccaggggtccagcaggagAGGATCGCCCAGTCAGAAAGAGggcgagaccggcgaggtacaactttgtggtggaactAAAGGACCTGATCGTCGTGCCTAATATAGTtgagaggttgaggcgaccggcgaaaactgacaaggtgttagggccacgGAAAGActcctggtgcgagttccacgaggctttcggtcatcACATTGACAACTGCCTCTCGTTGGGTTATCAGcttgatgagctggtgaggagcgggtttctgaaggattacgTCGCAGAACCCGCCGCGACTGCCGCCCTGCTGGCACCAACAGAGGagcaagcgcacgagatgccagtTCTAGGCGAGGTTctcaccattgctggaggtttttccggccggggacccaccgcctcctag